A window of the Oryzias melastigma strain HK-1 linkage group LG11, ASM292280v2, whole genome shotgun sequence genome harbors these coding sequences:
- the si:ch211-215i13.3 gene encoding brain and acute leukemia cytoplasmic protein isoform X1 (The sequence of the model RefSeq protein was modified relative to this genomic sequence to represent the inferred CDS: added 8 bases not found in genome assembly) → MGCGGSRADAIIEPRYHESWTRETESTWLTNTDVDTPSSIPNSKATEANMKEKRMVTTGTQCGKQALTSNGSGQQRRTRRSLSDQSTRDSKRRASKEASALSKDGQLVGVSSSEDADPAKICDER, encoded by the exons TGGAGGAAGTCGGGCGGACGCGATCATCGAGCCGAGGTATCATGAAAGCTGGACCCGAGAAACAGAGTCGACGTGGCTCACCAATACAGACGTGGACACTCCATCATCCATCCCCAACA GTAAAGCTACAGAAGCCAATATGAAGGAGAAGAGGATGGTGACCACTGGTACCCAATGTGGGAAACAGGCCCTCACCTCCAACGGTTCCGGCCAGCAGAGGAGAACCAGGCGCTCTCTGAGTGAT CAGAGCACACGTGACTCCAAAAGAAGAGCATCGAAGGAGGCCAGCGCCCTGTCAAAAGACGGCCAGCTCGTCGGTGTCAGCAGCAGTGAAGACGCCGACCCTGCAAAAATCTGCGAcgaaagatga
- the si:ch211-215i13.3 gene encoding brain and acute leukemia cytoplasmic protein isoform X2 (The sequence of the model RefSeq protein was modified relative to this genomic sequence to represent the inferred CDS: added 8 bases not found in genome assembly): MGCGGSRADAIIEPRYHESWTRETESTWLTNTDVDTPSSIPNSKATEANMKEKRMVTTGTQCGKQALTSNGSGQQRRTRRSLSDSTRDSKRRASKEASALSKDGQLVGVSSSEDADPAKICDER; this comes from the exons TGGAGGAAGTCGGGCGGACGCGATCATCGAGCCGAGGTATCATGAAAGCTGGACCCGAGAAACAGAGTCGACGTGGCTCACCAATACAGACGTGGACACTCCATCATCCATCCCCAACA GTAAAGCTACAGAAGCCAATATGAAGGAGAAGAGGATGGTGACCACTGGTACCCAATGTGGGAAACAGGCCCTCACCTCCAACGGTTCCGGCCAGCAGAGGAGAACCAGGCGCTCTCTGAGTGAT AGCACACGTGACTCCAAAAGAAGAGCATCGAAGGAGGCCAGCGCCCTGTCAAAAGACGGCCAGCTCGTCGGTGTCAGCAGCAGTGAAGACGCCGACCCTGCAAAAATCTGCGAcgaaagatga